The proteins below come from a single Limosilactobacillus reuteri genomic window:
- the recJ gene encoding single-stranded-DNA-specific exonuclease RecJ: MIDAKFKWELADNASSATVDNLEKELGISRILATLLAQQGIDSTEQAKKFFEPSIEEIHDPTLLHDMDKAVERIEQAVEKQEQITIYGDYDADGITSTSLMYETLLSIGANVNYYVPNRFTDGYGPNMDAYQRLIDNGTQLFITVDNGVSGKNVIDKVIAAGVDVVITDHHELPADLPNAVAIVHPRYPGSNYPFPDLSGVGVAFKVAWALTGEFPVEELDLVAIGEIADVVNVTDENHALISCGIQQLRQGMRPGLAALMKLADIKANNLTDQDIGFGIAPRLNALGRIADANDGVKLLTSLDENESQKLAKEVDQANKERQNLVADIMKEAEKQANSSANQQKKTLLIVGKGWHQGVLGIVASRIMNETGKPTIVASTDQNNPTLIKGSGRSVDSFNLFNALEAHRELFTTFGGHPAACGLSFDSKNIVPLQIALEEEAVKQKFDPTVKQPLPIAMKLVPADVTQQLYNDIQRVAPFGPGNMEPVFELNNVKVVDVKTMGQEHQHLKFSIVSDKKNLTVVAFGQGNLATLLSAPTGQINLAVKVSLNEWRGKKSVQLMLEDLQINGTVIIDERTNKLTPQLFSSSDYYIVREPRLRENIAPHVAPGYTLSIEEAIKTDFSGQQVTLVDCPSSEEMLKRIFAEDEEEPATIRLLLYQRKSAYLAGLPTRNDFAQLYRFIYKQKELKWPMQAKAVSNHLKINMDRLNLMIQVFSEAGFVTIKDDVLKFNESTNKTDLTQTKRYQKQLAQYKVEQQLLFNDAATVANWLLKYLNLE; encoded by the coding sequence ATGATTGATGCAAAATTTAAGTGGGAACTTGCCGATAATGCTTCCTCAGCAACTGTTGATAATCTTGAAAAAGAGTTAGGCATTTCTAGAATATTGGCAACCTTATTAGCTCAGCAAGGAATCGATTCAACCGAACAAGCAAAAAAATTCTTTGAACCATCGATAGAAGAGATCCATGATCCAACCTTATTGCATGATATGGATAAAGCAGTTGAGCGAATTGAGCAGGCAGTTGAAAAGCAAGAACAAATTACTATTTATGGTGATTATGATGCCGATGGAATTACTAGCACATCCTTAATGTATGAAACGTTATTATCTATCGGTGCCAATGTTAATTATTATGTCCCAAATCGGTTTACAGATGGATATGGGCCTAACATGGACGCTTACCAACGCCTTATTGATAATGGTACCCAGCTTTTTATTACGGTGGATAATGGCGTTAGCGGAAAAAATGTTATCGATAAGGTAATAGCAGCAGGAGTAGATGTTGTAATTACTGACCACCATGAGTTGCCTGCTGACTTGCCTAATGCGGTTGCGATCGTTCACCCTCGTTATCCTGGTAGTAATTATCCTTTTCCTGATTTGTCAGGCGTTGGTGTTGCATTTAAGGTGGCTTGGGCTTTAACTGGTGAGTTTCCTGTTGAAGAACTGGACTTAGTTGCAATTGGTGAAATAGCTGATGTAGTAAACGTTACGGACGAAAATCATGCGTTAATTTCCTGTGGCATTCAGCAATTACGACAGGGGATGCGTCCAGGATTAGCGGCTTTAATGAAATTAGCTGATATTAAAGCTAACAATCTAACTGATCAGGATATTGGATTTGGAATTGCACCACGGCTAAATGCGCTTGGCCGAATTGCTGATGCTAATGATGGAGTTAAATTACTGACGAGTTTAGATGAGAATGAATCACAAAAATTAGCTAAAGAGGTAGATCAGGCGAATAAAGAACGTCAGAACCTAGTTGCTGATATTATGAAAGAGGCAGAAAAACAAGCTAATAGTTCAGCTAACCAGCAGAAAAAGACCTTATTAATTGTTGGAAAAGGTTGGCATCAAGGCGTATTAGGAATTGTTGCCAGTCGGATTATGAATGAGACTGGAAAGCCAACAATTGTCGCATCAACTGATCAAAATAATCCGACCTTAATAAAAGGATCTGGTAGAAGCGTTGACAGTTTTAACCTGTTCAATGCCTTGGAGGCTCATCGTGAACTATTTACGACATTTGGCGGGCACCCTGCTGCTTGTGGTCTTTCTTTTGATTCGAAAAATATTGTACCTCTGCAAATAGCCTTGGAAGAAGAAGCAGTCAAACAAAAATTTGATCCAACGGTAAAGCAACCTCTTCCAATCGCAATGAAACTTGTACCAGCTGATGTTACCCAACAGTTATATAACGATATTCAACGGGTTGCTCCATTTGGTCCAGGAAATATGGAACCGGTTTTTGAATTAAATAACGTTAAAGTTGTCGATGTCAAAACAATGGGACAGGAACACCAGCATTTAAAATTTTCGATTGTAAGTGATAAAAAAAATCTAACAGTCGTTGCTTTTGGTCAAGGAAATTTGGCAACACTATTATCCGCGCCAACCGGACAAATTAATTTAGCCGTTAAAGTTAGTCTTAATGAGTGGCGTGGTAAAAAAAGTGTCCAACTGATGTTAGAAGATCTCCAAATTAATGGAACGGTAATTATTGATGAACGAACGAATAAACTAACTCCTCAGCTTTTTAGTTCTTCAGATTATTACATTGTAAGAGAGCCAAGATTGCGAGAAAATATTGCTCCCCATGTGGCTCCTGGCTATACTTTATCGATCGAAGAAGCAATTAAGACTGATTTTTCTGGTCAACAAGTAACGCTGGTTGACTGCCCATCTAGTGAAGAAATGCTAAAACGGATTTTTGCAGAGGATGAAGAAGAACCAGCAACTATTCGCTTATTACTGTATCAGCGAAAAAGTGCCTATTTAGCTGGACTGCCAACACGGAATGATTTTGCACAGCTTTATCGATTTATTTATAAGCAAAAAGAATTAAAATGGCCCATGCAAGCTAAAGCAGTTAGCAATCATTTAAAGATTAATATGGATCGATTAAATCTAATGATTCAAGTGTTTTCTGAAGCAGGATTTGTTACAATAAAAGATGATGTGTTAAAGTTTAATGAGTCAACTAATAAGACTGATTTAACGCAAACTAAACGTTATCAAAAACAATTAGCACAATATAAAGTTGAACAACAGTTGCTTTTTAATGATGCTGCAACGGTTGCTAACTGGTTATTGAAATATTTAAATTTAGAATAA
- a CDS encoding DUF308 domain-containing protein — translation MIFLVIMGALFLILGGFYLANSWQQYREWKSGTIIVVLSIIAIVYGVINLPYFHHNNSASSSQSTSSSQVARSSSFSSFSNGLAIGNSSANEAQQESKTMAVLRQMQKGYSKLGSVDYNEDSKTFQITPTDDNTVEALKALAQDPSQAEQMGWPNLTKSIKSNSGQVEKALGEGYSISIMNPSDSSQALYTAKDGKTTYDIANQ, via the coding sequence ATGATTTTCTTAGTAATAATGGGAGCCTTATTTTTGATTTTGGGTGGTTTTTATCTTGCTAATTCATGGCAACAGTATCGCGAATGGAAAAGCGGGACAATTATTGTAGTATTGAGTATTATCGCAATTGTTTATGGTGTGATTAATTTACCTTATTTTCATCATAATAATTCTGCTAGCTCAAGCCAAAGTACTTCATCTTCACAAGTGGCGCGGTCCAGTAGTTTTTCATCATTTTCAAATGGATTAGCGATTGGCAATTCAAGTGCAAATGAAGCGCAACAAGAAAGTAAGACAATGGCTGTTTTGCGTCAAATGCAAAAGGGTTATTCAAAATTAGGTTCAGTTGATTATAACGAAGATAGTAAGACATTCCAGATCACGCCAACTGATGATAATACGGTTGAAGCATTGAAAGCTTTAGCGCAAGATCCAAGTCAGGCTGAACAAATGGGCTGGCCTAACTTAACTAAGTCGATTAAAAGCAATTCAGGGCAAGTAGAAAAAGCATTAGGTGAAGGATATTCAATTAGTATTATGAATCCAAGTGATTCTAGTCAGGCGTTGTATACGGCCAAAGATGGCAAAACTACATACGATATTGCTAATCAATAA
- a CDS encoding adenine phosphoribosyltransferase: MALDLYKYVASVPDYPEKGIIFRDILPLMADGAAFKQATDELVDYAKDKKVDMVVGPEARGFIVGCPIARELGVGFAPARKKGKLPRKAISASYDLEYGTATLQMEADAIKPGQRVLVVDDLLATGGTISATIDMVEQMGGIVVGCAFLIELKDLHGRDKLKDYDMKALMEF; this comes from the coding sequence ATGGCTTTAGACCTTTATAAATACGTAGCTAGTGTTCCTGATTATCCAGAAAAGGGTATTATCTTTCGAGATATTTTGCCATTAATGGCTGATGGGGCTGCCTTTAAGCAAGCTACTGACGAATTAGTTGATTATGCTAAGGATAAAAAGGTAGATATGGTAGTAGGACCAGAAGCGCGAGGTTTTATTGTTGGGTGTCCTATTGCTCGCGAACTGGGTGTTGGATTTGCTCCAGCACGTAAAAAGGGTAAGTTGCCAAGAAAAGCAATTAGTGCATCTTATGACTTAGAATACGGAACAGCTACCTTGCAAATGGAAGCCGATGCAATTAAACCGGGACAACGGGTTCTTGTTGTGGATGATCTCTTAGCTACAGGTGGAACAATCTCTGCAACAATTGATATGGTTGAACAAATGGGTGGTATTGTTGTTGGCTGTGCATTCTTAATCGAATTAAAAGATCTTCATGGTCGCGATAAGCTTAAAGATTACGATATGAAGGCATTAATGGAATTTTAA